One window from the genome of Cryptococcus neoformans var. neoformans JEC21 chromosome 12 sequence encodes:
- a CDS encoding Succinyl-CoA:3-ketoacid-coenzyme A transferase, putative — MIRTALPTTRALARSRVLHRAAALARPGAITASRYINTEPVKGSPSDLKSVPSQGTHGRSRITPSEKSKVWPDAKTAIRDIKNGQTILSAGFGLCGTAETIIKAMRESDLKDLTVVSNNAGNAGTYGLSPLITSKQIKKMILSYLGTNKGLQDAYLSGEIEIELCPQGTIAERLRAAGAGMPGFFTRTGAGTDVETGGIPQKWSKPDADGKQTIAIPGVKKDTQVFDGKKFLFEPAIHGDVAVFRAWKVDKAGNCVFRYTTRTFGPLVARAAKLSIVEAENIVEIGELDPMEIDLPGIFVDRVVPATEDKQIEIFTTREENENVSPSSGEETSVNKSVGQAQREKIAQRAGKELYDGAYVNLGVGIPVLAANYLPDGMKVWVQSENGILGMGPYPTKEEVDADIINAGKETVTLVPGASVFDSSESFGMIRGGHVDVSILGAMEVSANGDLANYMIPGKLVKGMGGAMDLVSNPDETKIVVVTTHTDKHGRPKIVESCKLPLTGVSVVSRIITDLAVFDVDRTGQNGGGLELIEIAEGVSLEEVQEKTGATFKVREPLGRF; from the exons ATGATCAGAACAGCCCTTCCCACCACCCGTGCCCTTGCCCGCTCAAGAGTCCTCCACCGAGCTGCTGCTCTTGCCCGACCTGGTGCCATCACTGCCTCTCGGTATATCAACACCGAACCCGTCAAGGGCTCTCCTTCAGACCTCAAATCCGTCCCTTCCCAAGGCACTCATGGCCGATCTCGTATTACTCCCAGCGAAAAGTCGAAGGTCTGGCCCGATGCAAAGACTGCTATCAGAGACATTAAGAACGGTCAAACTATCTTGTCCGCTGGTTTTGGACTCTGTGGTACTGCCGAAACTATCATAAAGGCTATGAGGGAGAGTGACTTGAAGGACTTGACTGTCGTCTCCAACAACGCTGGTAACGCCGGTACCTACGGTCTCT CTCCCCTTATCACCTCTAAACAGATCAAGAAAATGATCTTGTCTTATCTCGGTACCAACAAGGGCCTCCAAGATGCCTACCTTTCCGGTGAAATCGAAATTGAGCTCTGTCCCCAGGGTACCATTGCCGAGAGACTCCGAGCTGCTGGTGCAGGTATGCCCGGTTTCTTCACCAGGACTGGTGCTGGTACAGATGTCGAAACTGGCGGTATCCCTCAAAAGTGGTCCAAGCCTGATGCCGATGGCAAGCAGACTATCGCTATCCCTGGTGTGAAGAAAGACACTCAGGTGTTTGACGGCAAAAAGTTCCTCTTCGAGCCTGCCATTCACGGTGATGTCGCTGTTTTCCGAGCTTGGAAGGTTGACAAGGCCGGTAACTGTGTCTTCAG GTACACTACCCGAACTTTTGGTCCTCTTGTTGCCCGAGCTGCCAAGCTCTCCATCGTCGAGGCGGAGAACATTGTCGAGATCGGCGAGCTCGACCCTATGGAGATCGACCTCCCCGGTATTTTTGTCGACCGAGTTGTCCCTGCCACCGAGGACAAGCAAATCGAAATCTTCACCACCCGAGAGGAGAACGAGAAtgtctctccctcttctggCGAAGAGACTTCTGTAAATAAGAGCGTTGGTCAGGCTCAGCGTGAGAAGATCGCTCAACGAGCGGGCAAGGAGCTTTATGATGGTGCCTACGTCAACTTGGGCGTTGGTATCCCCGTCTTGGCGGCTAACTACTTGCCTGATGGTATGAAAGTCTGGGTCCAGAGTGAGAACGGTATCTTGGGTATGGGCCCTTACCCAACCAAAGAGGAGGTGGACGC CGACATCATCAACGCCGGTAAAGAAACCGTAACCCTCGTTCCTGGTGCTTCCGTATTCGATTCCTCCGAGTCCTTCGGTATGATCCGAGGTGGTCACGTCGACGTATCCATCCTCGGTGCCATGGAAGTTTCTGCCAACGGTGATCTCGCCAATTACATGATTCCCGGCAAGCTCGTCAAGGGTATGGGCGGCGCCATGGACCTAGTCTCCAATCCTGACGAGACCAAGATCGTTGTTGTCACCACACATACCGACAAACACGGTCGACCCAAGATTGTCGAGTCCTGCAAACTCCCCTTGACTGGTGTGTCTGTCGTTAGCAGGATTATTACCGACCTCGCTGTCTTCGACGTTGACAGGACCGGCCAGAACGGTGGCGGCCTCGAGTTGATTGAGATTGCTGAGGGCGTTAGTCTCGAGGAAGTCCAGGAGAAGACTGGCGCTACCTTCAAGGTTAGGGAGCCTCTCGGCAGGTTCTAG